The genomic stretch TGTAGGGCTGTTCTCCCAGATCTATCGGGATACTTGTGCCAAGAAAATATCTGTATTCTGCATCCAGAAACCTGGCACatggaaaacacaaatattttcatctaaACACAGATCCCACCTGCCTTCTGTTCCTTCAGGTACTGCTACACAATCAATCAAGTTGCATTCTGTCTGGCTGAGcaaggataaaaatatttataaaactcCTACTGCTTTTGTTCAGAGCCCAAGGGTTGTGCAGTGCCCAACCAAGAGAAGGGCTCTTGCCCACTTAATCTGTTTTCAacagtaaaaatgaaatcagaagGAATAATGTTGGCCACTGTTCATTTCCTGGCCACTACACCTCTGTACTCAGAGACCTCCAGTTTCCCCAGGTTCCACCTCTGAATTCACCAATTTGGAGCCCAGTTAAAGATCCAAAGGGCACTAAAGCTCTGCCCATACAGGATCCACACAGCAAGGCtgggcagtgacaggacagcTCACTGCAAATTCAACACTTCTTTTAATATTCTGGGCATTTGAATTCATTCACACATCTTGTTTAGAGTCCAGCTGAACTGCTCTGGTGTGAGCAGATAACCATGACAGCCATTCCATCAGCCCAAGGTGAGTACCTCCAGTTCTTGGTGTGAGGGGGGCCCTCCTCCAGCCTGAGCAAGGCGTACCGCGCTGCGCTCAGCGACAGCCCCCGGATGCCGTCGCCCCACTCCTTCTCTGCACTGTGGAGAACACACAGGTCAGCCAGGTTCCACCTAACTGCACTCCCACAGTCAGGCTAGAGAGATCTGAGCACCTTACAGAGTGTAATAACGTGACACATAGCACATATCCATCCACATTTATAATTTGTACATTAATATCTGCAGTATCACGGATCACATGAGGAAAGTGAAAATGTTTCAGTAAAATATATGTGATGAAGCACCATTCTGGGCTTAATTTGTAATCAACACTAGAGAAGGTTTCCCAAACATACACAAACATCAGGTCAAACTAAGTTATAAAGCCACACTACAGCCTGACTCCATTCAACGCTGATCTCCAGCAACCCAAGCAGCAGATTCAACTTTTCAAGGACTGTTCCAGACAGAACTTTGCACCAGATAAATTGGAATATAATGGTTGGCATCAGCTGTTCTGGGCCTGAAATAATCATGTGCAGTACACAGCAGATAGGTCCCAACCAGTTTTCTACTTCCTGTGATTCACATTTCATATAGCACCTTTAGAGGCTCAACAGCAAAGTGCTTCAGGGGCTTTTGCTTAGCAGTGACTcagtaaaataatgaaaacaaaaatcaactAATAAGGGAATCCCTCCAAGTCCTCTCTGACAGCTCCTTTACCAAACATGAAGACATGAAGATAATTCATTAAACAGATCCAGCCTCTTCCTTACCCAGTCAATACTTACCCTTGGTATTCAATGTATTTGTAAATCATGCCTGCAATAAGCATAGCTACCAAGGCATAGTACCATGATGAAATGAACATCAGTGCCAGGCAAATACTCATGCCTAAAAATGAGAGGGCCctgaaacagaaagcaaaggcaTTAATAAGTAGTGGGgcagaaaaacttaaaaaacaaGTCAGTCACattcttgctcttttttctttaaactgtcTATGCTGAACTGGCAGTGAAAGTAAAGCCTCCAGTGGGTCTCCTGAGTCCCACCAGTTTTAGTATCCTGTTGTTAAAATGAAACTCTTGTGCCATGACATATCTGAGTCTGGCTCTTGTGTACAGCTGATACCCAGAGAAATACAAgatgctccctgtgctcctaGAGAAGGTTCTCAAGTGCAGATTGCAGGCTCAGAGAGGTGCCAGCCCTTCACTCACCAGTGGTAGTATTTAAAGCGGGGCCGCCAGTTCGGGGTTCGCAGAAGAGTCTGGACTGCACATGCAAGATTAACAAAGAGGTAACACATCAAGAAaaacctgcaaaacaaaagtgcaAAACCTTTTAGCATGCACATTTACAGATCCTGGTATGTATTATAATTACATGATTGATTTCAGGTCAAACTCCCACTGCCCTGTCCCCCTACCCCTGTGATTTTTATCAGCCTGAACCATCAGCATAAAGAAGCTAGAGCAATTTTTTAACTGGATCAAATTAGATCTGTTAATGCTGTCTTTGttccaaaccaaataaaagtaTAATAAAAACTTGCTTATTCACAGAATACTCCAGATCAGAAACAAAAAGATTTATATGTAGAGCCTGAAGTCAGAGGATtcataaaaattacagaagtgGAACTCAGGCTCTGGAAATTTGCTTTACTGATTTAAGATGTTCTGAAAGTCAAACTAGCAAAATTCAATAGTATTCtattcccctcccccccaagATAGCAACCAGGCTGTTTCTTACATTGAGAGGATGGGAGCCACCATGTCAAGGGAAGCAATAAGGATTCCTAGCTCAGCAATTAATGCTGTTAACAGCAGAGCCCACGTTGGTTCACCATTCGCTTTTCCATGACCAAAGAtctgaagaaacagaaacattaagCATATCTTGCCATGCTTCACAGAGTTAAATGTTTGACTTCTTGATAAAATTATCCCACAAGTCTagttaaaaatctttaaaagtattctttgttttcaacaagagaaaaaaacccaaaataaaaaatactgccCCTCACTTCAGCACTGGACAAACTGGGGAgaataaatctgattttaacaGCATGAAGTCAGACAGCAGGTGGGGCAGAGCGAGCAGAAAGCCTTTGGAGGTTACAGACCCAGAGGAAAGGGATGATGTTGTCCTTGGCTATGGCCTGCAGCAGGCGGGGTGCCCCGGTGAGGCTCTGCAGACCTGCCCCGCAGGTGGAGAAGAAGGAGCCGATGACGATGACCCAGGGCGAGGGCCAGGACAGGGTGCCCACCACCAAGTTCTTGTTCACTGCATCACCAAACCTGCAGGCAGAACACACCCAGGCATTCCTATTCTAAGGACTGTTTTGAGACTcatgtttggggttttcaggTCAGTTTTAACATGTCATTTAAATACCATTATCAATAATACCATAATTTTAATACGCTGTACTGTATTATTTTCTTAACTAGAAAACACAAAGTAGCAAATAATCTGAGCTACTTCTGATAGACAGAAGTGTCTGCAGCTTGATTTCAACATTTtattatacatatttttaaattcttgtaTGAATATCACAACATTATTTTTTACTATCaccaaaaaaatgcaagaaCTAAGACACAAGATGGAAAATCTGAGGGTGCCCTGCCACTGAACATCAAATGGAATATAAGAATATGCCAAAAACAGTCTTTACCATTTACATACAAATGTGGTTTAAAAGGCActcagaagtaaaaataatattatttttttcatttaaaacattaaaaaataacaaggaGAGGAGTAGGGCATGCAGACTGACAGGCAAGAACATACctacactgcaaaaaaaagaaaaacaaaggagagCAATAAAGCAGCAACACTTACTTATCTCTCAGGACAACACCTTCTATGCAGGCTCCAAACAGCAACACACAGCTGAAATCTGGAGGACAGAGTGTGCTAAGGAAGCAGAATTTATTAGACATGGCACATGAAGGTATTGTGGAAAGGACAGTATGTGCCTCCATCCCATGGCACTCCAGCTTCTCCACAAGTACAGGGCAAAACTGGCAAGGAAATTAATGTCTCACTGCTCACATAAACCTTCTAATGTTacagggaaaggttcttctaagtttcagtttttaaaaaaggacaGGTTTAAATGCTATGATAAAGGAGGAAATAATCTAATTAAGCATTTTTATACAAAAATGTCAATTTAATCTTCTGCTAGTACAGAAGTTGAcattaaaatctttcttttctctctcctcctgtgtCTGAAGATATTTTGAACATACAGAAAACCATTACCTtgcacattcttttttttttgtatctctgCTGACATTCACATCACCAATAAGTCTTTGGCTATCAGATTTGTGACTAACTGTACTACTTCTGCACTGGGGAGTACAAAATACCTCAGGCTTTTTGGACCTGGCACTCCAGTAAAGTTTGTGATCTTGTGAATTAAGCTCACTCAAATGATTAAATCTTGAATTCTACCCCTGAAATGCAACTATAAGTTACAAAGTGCAATAAAAGGAGAAACATGCTCCTGAGGGTGACAGTGCCAGCCTCCCCAGGGTGGCACATGGCCATGGACACATCCAGTTACCCATGGGAGaggcctgagctgcagcagagctggggttgAGGCTGTGCCCTGTTTAATATTCATGATTCCAcaggaaatgctgcttcttGGTACAGGGTCAGCTCCCAAagtgacagcagggaaaggctgcaCTCCTAAGGAGCTGGGACAACAAGCTGCATGCTGATTTACAGCTGGGCAAGTTTTGGCAAAGAACAGGCATGAAACAGCAGAATTTCCAGGAGAGTCACCATCCCAGCCAGCTGCCCTTTGGGTGAGACTGACTCAGAGAGctcttttgactttttttttttaattttctatgttGATAAATTGTCCTTTAGAACACCAAGAGCCAGATAAAGCTGAAAGATCTTGGCTCATCTCTTCTCtagcaggagagcagagatgaAGACAGTCTTTTGTAAGCAAAGCTCCTGTTGTCCTAAGCCCTGAAGAGCTGAAAAAACACTTGGGAACATTCAGTCTAATTTCTGACTCCAGTTTATCTTGTTCTAAAATGTTCAGGAAAACCTATACTCCTTAAAGTCACtccaaagaaaagctttttttttaaaaaaacatagaaCTGAAATTTATGAACTCTCCCATTAAAGCCTCCCCTCATCTTAATGTTTCACTGCAAcctaaaaataaatctccaaGTACACCACCAGCCTGAAAAGTTATACATCACTGTGTAGCAAAGAACAGCAATGGgaatgcaaaagaaaagaaccCACCACACAAAGGGGGATGGAAAGTCACAGGATAATTATAATTTCAGCTCAAGGATTAAtgttctgttgttgtttttgggtttttttttccactgatcaTACTTGCACTGACAATTTGGTGAGCTGAAGGCAGTTGCAGAAATCAGCTGTAATGTACCAGCACtccagtaattttaaaaggataCAGACTAGAGATGTGGTGACAATGGCGAGAATCGTTCCAACAGGGATGGATTTCTGTGCATCCTTGAGGTCCCCTGATCTGTTTGAACCAGCCATGAtacctgcagggacaggcaggtaagacacagggcaggaggaagcccagagccccagggaccCCTGAGCCAGCACTCTCACCTGTCACTGAAGGGAAGAAGATGCCAACCAGCACCATGAAGGACGTGGTGATGTCGGAAAGCACGTACAGGTGCAGGTTGTTCTTCTGGCCTGCCACATCCACAGAGGGCTGATGTGCCCTCTCCAGTATCTCTCCTTTCTCCAAATAATTGCTCCATAAGTTGTCTTCAAGGTTATTGTcacaccacagaaaaaaaaaaaaagcatgtttcAGTTCAAACCTGTTCTCATTGTAATGGGTTTACAAATGAGGATTACAAATCAACACAGGAAAACCACAAATATGTATCAACAGACTACAGAAGTCTAAGCAACTTAAACTCCACTACTAAATGTAACATTCTTTTAACCTCATACCTATTTCAACCCAAGGAAATACACTGAATACTCTTATGAGCCACACAGTGGctcagagaaagcaaagcagcaatATTGACCAGATTTCTAGACAGAAAGTTTGCACTTCAGTCAGTGGAACAATTACAGAATTATATGTTTGGCATTTGAAATTTGGCTAACAAATGCTGTGCCCTCTTGTAATCTTAGAAACCAGACTGCTGGTTTCTGTGAGAATGGGAACCTTCAGCACTCAGCACCTGCACaaagcagctgctctctggTGTTCATTTCCATAATGAACACTtttcaattatattttattCAGGAGTGGGCAAAGAAGGAGACACACTATTTCTATACAAGTAGTCTTATCTTTCAGAGCATAATCTTAACCTGTCTAAAGTACAGAGCTGTCACTACAGAGTtctgaaaaattttaataatgctATTATTCATGCTAGTATAACTTAAAATCACAGCTGACTTCATGCTGAAATTATGAGATGAACAAGGGAAATTGAATCAATTTTACAGGAGATAAGTACTGTATCAGGACAAAAGTTTTATCTCCTCTTTTTAAAGGTTATGAGACTGGACTTTAttgaagataattttcttcactgtaattacatttcttcattccttttttcttaCCCAGCAGGGAAGAGTTTGACCCATTTCAGCTGCTCAGCATGCCTcctctttaaggaaaaaaaaaaaaagttctaacATACCTATTAAAATGCCACTAGCAgctcctggaattcctgctaTCTCTGAGACATTGTTCATCAGGAAATATTCATCACAGTGCTCGGTGGTTAAGTTTGTGCTGTGGCAGAAGAGCTCCCAAAGCTTAGAGGCCACAGTTATGTTATCCTTAACTACAGTTTTGGCACAAACATCAAACTGATCTCTTGACAGAGTCCTGTTGCCCAACATGCAGATCCTGGAAGGGAAACATGAACACCAGAGTTATTGGATGGATGtcactgggaaaaggaaatccACACTTGCCcctatttattcttttatatCATGTGGGAACTTCAAGTGGCTCTACTGTGCTACATCATTTCTCACCTTCAAAAGGACGGCTGTAGCATGACAAAGACTGCATCTGTTCCCTTTAAGGGCCAGAAGTATAAAGCTACTTTTTTGATTATGGAATTTGATTGATTTCTCTTAGACAATAAAAAGGAACAATAAGgataatttctggttttttttgttgtttggggttggTTTCCTTTTGTTTATTCAACAGAGCAACTGGAGTGGAAGAAATGTGAAGACAACTAGAATTCAAATTACTAAACATTTAGaatatttaaagatatttgGAATCTCATTAACCCTGTTTCTATATTGCAATGCTTGAATTGCAAGATAGACATTTTAGATTCAGAATTAGGAACACATTAAAATCACAATAAGCAAAGGTTCTTCTCATTAGCAGATACTGTGCCTAATTGCTAAAATCCTCCACTGCCTGTTGTGTTTCATCTAACCACAAACATCATTtatttcagcactgaaaaattTTTAATCCACTTGTCCAAAGACAATTCCACAAGATGTAACAGGTTCCTGCTACTAAAAGTTcattcagcttttctttccacTATTAGAAAACccacaggaaaataaagtttcttctaatttaattttaattaactttaaTTGTTTCACAGGTCTTATTTATcactgaagacagaaaaatagaaaacccTGGGCTGTTTTTGCATGGTTTGCAAGCCTGTGAACTGTAAATTCCAAGAAGCCTTCCcctacaaaattaaaaataaacacactcTCTTgttacttcagaaaaaaaaaaaagaggaatacAGTCCAAGAAGAAAGATAGGGAAAACATTCATGAACAATCTAAGAGATAATGAGGGGGATGCAGAGACACTGTTTTACTTTTACTGCTGTAAACCTTCACTGTTGTAAAACACTGTAATCACTGGGCCTTGAATATCCAAAGGGAACACTTGAGGGCTGCAAGTACTTAGCTATGGTCAAAGCATTTCAAGAGGTGAATAATTATGCAGATCCAACTCCTCTATTTCCATTCCATGCATCTCTTGTCAGCAGTATCAGAAAACACAGTTTGCATTCCTGGTAAAACACACCCATCcacatttctgctgctccagctcccagttAAGAAGCCGATTCCACGTTTGGCACGCCAAGGATGCTGGGTCCAGGGCAGGTTGctcacagagcagggagagctttTCTGGAGCCTCACACAGCTCCACATCACACTCCCAAGAGGTGCCCAGTGTCTCAGCAAGGAGCTGACCACACCAGGAGTTTCCAACCACAAAGGCAGCCCGTGGTGTCTGACTGTCCTGGGGAAAAGGGACCTGCTAAACTGCTCCCCAAGAGCTCAAATAACCCAGCAACATCACTCAAATCCCAACCTGGACTGCCTttgcaggaagcagagcagtgtCAGCCTCCATCAGCCTCACCACAAACCAAAACTGCTTAAAAAGTGTAATAATATGTTCATTTTAGCACACTGTCGTTATACACAGCTAAAAGTAATGGAAGTCATTCACAAAAAGGGTACCTTCAACAATGTGTACAAGCTTTAAGTAACCCAGATTAAAGCCCAGCTTCcagaggcacaggcagagccacagccccCTGCAGGAACAGTACTCACGGAAATTCAGGTGGATCGAAGATGGACTTGATAGCTCCAGCATAAATGGACAGGATGGATATTACTACACAGGCCAAGAAGAGGGAAGCAAATTTGTTCACATACTTCACACCTACGAACACCACCACTGCCATGAGGATGAGGAACACAGTGCCATAGACCCTCATGTTGTTCAGCATGGCACTGGATGCATCGTGGGCACCAGATGGATGGAAAATTGCTGCTTGTGGCACAATGTATGTCTGAAACAAGAGGAAGCAGAAGTGAGCTGgaggaaaaccagcaaaaagcCCTGTCTGGGATTGTATGCCTGTACCAGAAATGTAAATCACTTTGCATTCTGCAGCATGCTCTTCACTGGGAATCTTTTACAGGAAAAGTCAAGAGACAACAGCCCTTTGTATGTCAGCTGTATAATTGAGCCAACTCTATCAAAGATGAGCTTGAGTCTTGGATTAAGTCACACTTTCATCTGTGCTGTCAGAAAAGCTCCCAGGCTGCATACTCAGAGTGTGCAGCTTCCAAAGGGAAGCACTAGAGCTAAAGAACTGGACACCAAGGAACTGGAGACCTTCCAGTCTCCTCCTGTAAATGTGCATGTAAATATGGGACAAGAGTACTGGGGCACTTTCTAtatgtaatttgtttttaaagcaggaTTACTCACCAATAAAATCTCAATGGCACCAAGGATATACATGGCTCCTGCAAATGTTGTTcccaaataaaaacacagccccacagctccaCCAAACTCTGGCCCCAATGACCTAGATATCATGAAATAGGAGCCACCAGCTGTGAAACAAGAAATGTCAGAGAAATTATGATTGAATGctataaatgtttaaatattcaCAGAAAGAACACAACAGAATTGTATATACTGTATATGCTATTTTGAGGTTCAACTGAAGTATCTTTTTTGCTAGCACAAAGgtaaaaactaaataaattgtttttgAGCCTGATTGGTAACAAGAAGAAATACTAGATATGAATTCAGGCTTTGTATTCTGGATTAAACAAATTTCTCTAGAATAAAATCATGTTAACAGCTTATAGTAACTTAggttttagaggtttttttacctttctaACACAACTGAGACATTAGCTAACCACACTTACCTGGAACAACACCGTTCGTGGCAATTGCACTCATTGATATGGTTGTCAACATGGtctggggaaaacagggaaaaggaagTAATTGTGtcaacaacatttttttaaaacataacttATTTCTTGATAAAATAAAGCTGCCACTGCATATAAGACACAGCATTTCTATTTATTCTGCCTGTCATTATCGAAAAGAAAACAAGGGTAGCAGGAATTTAATCACTGAGCTGTTAGACTTCTGTTTGAGAGATGGCCCCTGCTTTATCAGGTCAAACAGTGGGTGTCTGCAGACAAGGCAAGATAACAGAGCACAGGTGCTCCTCCATCTGCACAGCTGGGATTCCAACCAAGGCTGGTCCAGCAAAGCAGGCAGCCCTTACCTGGGGCAGGCTTGGAAAACAGCTATTTGCTGAACCAACACTCTTCATAAGAGTGTATTTACATTACAATTTGCCAGTTTAGAAgtaattgaaaaaaagaaaaaatcctgcagCTATGAACATGGCAAAGTAGCCTGGCTTAAATCTGACTTTTCTTTACACCAGCACCTACAGTGCTGCCTCCCCAGGTTTCTCAGTGGTTGCACAGAGGTTATGTACAGTAATACATGTGACAAAAGTACTtacacaacagcagcagagcaataCAATCAGGAAGGACTGAAGGACTCCAGCCATCCCCACCATCCAAGTCAGCCGAAGGAAGAGAATAACCCCAAAGATATTCTGCATGCATGGCAAATACACCCCCATCAGGGTGCCCATGCTgggtgactggaaaaaaaaaagaattggtATTCATTAACTAAAATTATTCAAAACAGAGATAGTCAAAAAGGCCTT from Catharus ustulatus isolate bCatUst1 chromosome 11, bCatUst1.pri.v2, whole genome shotgun sequence encodes the following:
- the SLC12A4 gene encoding solute carrier family 12 member 4 isoform X2, which gives rise to MGGVEERGFLRGSDRTGQECAAGSAPRPACLAAVPRGALSAPPAMPHFTVVPVEDKPRAEYDSVEGLSWVDYREPAAAPAPGDSYDTVSSDGHGNHKENSPFLNSSEAGKGGDYYDRNLALFEEELDIRPKVSSLLGKLVNYTNLTQGVKEHEEAENTDGSKKKVSKSPSMGTLMGVYLPCMQNIFGVILFLRLTWMVGMAGVLQSFLIVLLCCCCTMLTTISMSAIATNGVVPAGGSYFMISRSLGPEFGGAVGLCFYLGTTFAGAMYILGAIEILLTYIVPQAAIFHPSGAHDASSAMLNNMRVYGTVFLILMAVVVFVGVKYVNKFASLFLACVVISILSIYAGAIKSIFDPPEFPICMLGNRTLSRDQFDVCAKTVVKDNITVASKLWELFCHSTNLTTEHCDEYFLMNNVSEIAGIPGAASGILIDNLWSNYLEKGEILERAHQPSVDVAGQKNNLHLYVLSDITTSFMVLVGIFFPSVTGIMAGSNRSGDLKDAQKSIPVGTILAIVTTSLVYFSCVLLFGACIEGVVLRDKFGDAVNKNLVVGTLSWPSPWVIVIGSFFSTCGAGLQSLTGAPRLLQAIAKDNIIPFLWIFGHGKANGEPTWALLLTALIAELGILIASLDMVAPILSMFFLMCYLFVNLACAVQTLLRTPNWRPRFKYYHWALSFLGMSICLALMFISSWYYALVAMLIAGMIYKYIEYQGAEKEWGDGIRGLSLSAARYALLRLEEGPPHTKNWRPQLLVLLKLDEDLHVKYPRLLTFASQLKAGKGLTIIGSVIQGNFLETYGEAQAAEQTIKNMMEIEKVKGFCQVVVANKVREGIAHLIQSCGLGGMKHNTVVLGWPYGWRQSEDPRSWKTFIGTVRCTTAAHLALLVPKNVSFYPSNHERYNEGNIDVWWIVHDGGMLMLLPFLLKQHKVWRKCKMRIFTVAQMDDNSIQMKKDLATFLYQLRIEAEVEVVEMHNSDISAYTYERTLMMEQRSQMLRQMRLTKTEREREAQLVKDRHSVARLESLYSDEEDEGDPVPENIQMTWTKEKCDAEKRNRGSAVGSFRDLISIKPNQSNVRRMHTAVKLNEVIVNRSHDARLVLLNMPGPPKNTDGDENYMEFLEVLTEGLERVLLVRGGGREVITIYS
- the SLC12A4 gene encoding solute carrier family 12 member 4 isoform X1, which codes for MGGVEERGFLRGSDRTGQECAAGSAPRPACLAAVPRGALSAPPAMPHFTVVPVEDKPRAEYDSVEGLSWVDYREPAAAPAPGDSYDTVSSDGHGNHKENSPFLNSSEAGKGGDYYDRNLALFEEELDIRPKVSSLLGKLVNYTNLTQGVKEHEEAENTDGSKKKVSKSPSMGTLMGVYLPCMQNIFGVILFLRLTWMVGMAGVLQSFLIVLLCCCCTMLTTISMSAIATNGVVPAGGSYFMISRSLGPEFGGAVGLCFYLGTTFAGAMYILGAIEILLTYIVPQAAIFHPSGAHDASSAMLNNMRVYGTVFLILMAVVVFVGVKYVNKFASLFLACVVISILSIYAGAIKSIFDPPEFPICMLGNRTLSRDQFDVCAKTVVKDNITVASKLWELFCHSTNLTTEHCDEYFLMNNVSEIAGIPGAASGILIDNLWSNYLEKGEILERAHQPSVDVAGQKNNLHLYVLSDITTSFMVLVGIFFPSVTGIMAGSNRSGDLKDAQKSIPVGTILAIVTTSLVYFSCVLLFGACIEGVVLRDKFGDAVNKNLVVGTLSWPSPWVIVIGSFFSTCGAGLQSLTGAPRLLQAIAKDNIIPFLWIFGHGKANGEPTWALLLTALIAELGILIASLDMVAPILSMFFLMCYLFVNLACAVQTLLRTPNWRPRFKYYHWALSFLGMSICLALMFISSWYYALVAMLIAGMIYKYIEYQGAEKEWGDGIRGLSLSAARYALLRLEEGPPHTKNWRPQLLVLLKLDEDLHVKYPRLLTFASQLKAGKGLTIIGSVIQGNFLETYGEAQAAEQTIKNMMEIEKVKGFCQVVVANKVREGIAHLIQSCGLGGMKHNTVVLGWPYGWRQSEDPRSWKTFIGTVRCTTAAHLALLVPKNVSFYPSNHERYNEGNIDVWWIVHDGGMLMLLPFLLKQHKVWRKCKMRIFTVAQMDDNSIQMKKDLATFLYQLRIEAEVEVVEMHNSDISAYTYERTLMMEQRSQMLRQMRLTKTEREREAQLVKDRHSVARLESLYSDEEDEGDPVPENIQMTWTKEKCDAEKRNRGSAVGSFRDLISIKPGWENLNQSNVRRMHTAVKLNEVIVNRSHDARLVLLNMPGPPKNTDGDENYMEFLEVLTEGLERVLLVRGGGREVITIYS
- the SLC12A4 gene encoding solute carrier family 12 member 4 isoform X3, which produces MWRTVLMSQDGAGPGDFMLQNANCAGVKLGQEFPRVAFRGHIRSLPKLMEITSHASHGNHKENSPFLNSSEAGKGGDYYDRNLALFEEELDIRPKVSSLLGKLVNYTNLTQGVKEHEEAENTDGSKKKVSKSPSMGTLMGVYLPCMQNIFGVILFLRLTWMVGMAGVLQSFLIVLLCCCCTMLTTISMSAIATNGVVPAGGSYFMISRSLGPEFGGAVGLCFYLGTTFAGAMYILGAIEILLTYIVPQAAIFHPSGAHDASSAMLNNMRVYGTVFLILMAVVVFVGVKYVNKFASLFLACVVISILSIYAGAIKSIFDPPEFPICMLGNRTLSRDQFDVCAKTVVKDNITVASKLWELFCHSTNLTTEHCDEYFLMNNVSEIAGIPGAASGILIDNLWSNYLEKGEILERAHQPSVDVAGQKNNLHLYVLSDITTSFMVLVGIFFPSVTGIMAGSNRSGDLKDAQKSIPVGTILAIVTTSLVYFSCVLLFGACIEGVVLRDKFGDAVNKNLVVGTLSWPSPWVIVIGSFFSTCGAGLQSLTGAPRLLQAIAKDNIIPFLWIFGHGKANGEPTWALLLTALIAELGILIASLDMVAPILSMFFLMCYLFVNLACAVQTLLRTPNWRPRFKYYHWALSFLGMSICLALMFISSWYYALVAMLIAGMIYKYIEYQGAEKEWGDGIRGLSLSAARYALLRLEEGPPHTKNWRPQLLVLLKLDEDLHVKYPRLLTFASQLKAGKGLTIIGSVIQGNFLETYGEAQAAEQTIKNMMEIEKVKGFCQVVVANKVREGIAHLIQSCGLGGMKHNTVVLGWPYGWRQSEDPRSWKTFIGTVRCTTAAHLALLVPKNVSFYPSNHERYNEGNIDVWWIVHDGGMLMLLPFLLKQHKVWRKCKMRIFTVAQMDDNSIQMKKDLATFLYQLRIEAEVEVVEMHNSDISAYTYERTLMMEQRSQMLRQMRLTKTEREREAQLVKDRHSVARLESLYSDEEDEGDPVPENIQMTWTKEKCDAEKRNRGSAVGSFRDLISIKPGWENLNQSNVRRMHTAVKLNEVIVNRSHDARLVLLNMPGPPKNTDGDENYMEFLEVLTEGLERVLLVRGGGREVITIYS
- the SLC12A4 gene encoding solute carrier family 12 member 4 isoform X4 translates to MWRTVLMSQDGAGPGDFMLQNANCAGVKLGQEFPRVAFRGHIRSLPKLMEITSHASHGNHKENSPFLNSSEAGKGGDYYDRNLALFEEELDIRPKVSSLLGKLVNYTNLTQGVKEHEEAENTDGSKKKVSKSPSMGTLMGVYLPCMQNIFGVILFLRLTWMVGMAGVLQSFLIVLLCCCCTMLTTISMSAIATNGVVPAGGSYFMISRSLGPEFGGAVGLCFYLGTTFAGAMYILGAIEILLTYIVPQAAIFHPSGAHDASSAMLNNMRVYGTVFLILMAVVVFVGVKYVNKFASLFLACVVISILSIYAGAIKSIFDPPEFPICMLGNRTLSRDQFDVCAKTVVKDNITVASKLWELFCHSTNLTTEHCDEYFLMNNVSEIAGIPGAASGILIDNLWSNYLEKGEILERAHQPSVDVAGQKNNLHLYVLSDITTSFMVLVGIFFPSVTGIMAGSNRSGDLKDAQKSIPVGTILAIVTTSLVYFSCVLLFGACIEGVVLRDKFGDAVNKNLVVGTLSWPSPWVIVIGSFFSTCGAGLQSLTGAPRLLQAIAKDNIIPFLWIFGHGKANGEPTWALLLTALIAELGILIASLDMVAPILSMFFLMCYLFVNLACAVQTLLRTPNWRPRFKYYHWALSFLGMSICLALMFISSWYYALVAMLIAGMIYKYIEYQGAEKEWGDGIRGLSLSAARYALLRLEEGPPHTKNWRPQLLVLLKLDEDLHVKYPRLLTFASQLKAGKGLTIIGSVIQGNFLETYGEAQAAEQTIKNMMEIEKVKGFCQVVVANKVREGIAHLIQSCGLGGMKHNTVVLGWPYGWRQSEDPRSWKTFIGTVRCTTAAHLALLVPKNVSFYPSNHERYNEGNIDVWWIVHDGGMLMLLPFLLKQHKVWRKCKMRIFTVAQMDDNSIQMKKDLATFLYQLRIEAEVEVVEMHNSDISAYTYERTLMMEQRSQMLRQMRLTKTEREREAQLVKDRHSVARLESLYSDEEDEGDPVPENIQMTWTKEKCDAEKRNRGSAVGSFRDLISIKPNQSNVRRMHTAVKLNEVIVNRSHDARLVLLNMPGPPKNTDGDENYMEFLEVLTEGLERVLLVRGGGREVITIYS